A genomic segment from Biomphalaria glabrata chromosome 16, xgBioGlab47.1, whole genome shotgun sequence encodes:
- the LOC129923458 gene encoding uncharacterized protein LOC129923458 has product MRILFCVFQLLLPIALKFQILRSQRIHLSISKCQLFYYDGDTVELQAFLNTSGTDQSSWPLDNIVLQSSYSRCTVNITKEGCDLHNSSLCGYCDRQVNNGYYINFFMTLERNNTGYTIFWYGNNDTFTIDFAYFSPISNKDPFDRRYFIGWTVHTLFLYNNQSRSFDLKYAQHIILFNYHQYKYLYIGTNEGIFTSMNQSEDTLYQPLILLTGISGNCQYMCQSIADMLNLQNMYTTVTSNIRDNTFTIKFYNISKSVAYFSSIEPRHLSQVQTYSAFHYYNEELQSLTVTFNNMSDLNSFSFYFPFNIYSCVNKNIWNFSQPNIKLADDCPKGPSVKNGLIRRWTDATCKCLLLDSVFPFTSVQWYDQNGKPIGSPGAYSDLTIFTLKEKTSPYTCSSTIFSDITKGVTFIPKVYDVPRVLEFTVNGQKSVNLNFGDNVTFYCEVKSTDPPSKAVLLASGLGSIKEIISNNETLELSLPDLRCEDSGRYNCTGRNGFEDNVTSYPDYVDINIKCPFQLNKNNNISRTTTISPDENTVFTFEVYGYPEPTEYVLKTETGKTYSTVDSNQYQVSYTRLTPPFGLITLIVYDANTRGLITYVLTVTNAEGEINIKIQVNKEPQSAGRSSGANSADVIGGVIGGCAVLVLIVILIILAFRSRKTFSDCMHSKDKKQDTPMAANEHEPEHKDEENVYDISLENNVDYVVKYTSFQNAVFLHDSSTNTNSALESEKKRFSL; this is encoded by the exons ATgaggatccttttttgtgtgtttcaaTTATTATTACCCATTGCCTTGAAG tttcaGATTTTGCGATCTCAAAGAATACATTTATCCATATCCAAATGTCAGCTTTTCTACTATGATGGTGATACTGTTGAGCTTCAAGCATTTCTGAACACATCTGGAACTGACCAATCTTCATGGCCATTGGACAACATTGTCTTACAATCA tCCTACTCACGGTGTACTGTAAACATCACAAAAGAGGGATGTGATCTTCACAATTCATCTTTATGTGGTTACTGTGATCGTCAAGTGAATAATGGATATTACATCAATTTTTTTATGACTTTAGAGAGAAACAATACGGGTTATACAATCTTTTGGTATGGAAATAATGACACGTTTACTATagattttgcttatttttcgCCAATCTCAAAtaaag aCCCATTTGATAGAAGATATTTCATTGGATGGACCGTACACACACTCTTCCTGTACAACAATCAGAGTCGATCATTTGATTTGAAATATGCTCAGCATATTATTCTTTTCAATTACcatcaatataaatatttatatattggaACTAACGAAGGAATATTTACTTCCATGAATCAGTCAGAGGATACTTTATATCAACCACTGATACTTTTAACTGGAATTTCTGGAAACTGTCAATATATGTGTCAATCAATAG CTGACATGTTAAATCTACAAAATATGTACACAACAGTGACGTCGAATATCAGAGATAACACATTTACCATCAAATtctacaatatttcaaaatcaGTCGCTTACTTCAGTTCGATTGAACCTAGACATCTGTCTCAG GTACAGACCTATTCTGCATTTCATTACTACAACGAAGAGCTTCAATCTCTGACAGTTACATTCAACAACATGAGTGACCTAaacagtttttctttttattttccatttaatatttattcatgcgtcaacaaaaatatttggaaCTTTT CTCAACCAAATATCAAGCTAGCAGACGACTGTCCAAAAGGACCTTCTGTCAAGAATGGTCTCATTAGACGTTGGACAGACGCCACTTGCAAATGTCTTCTTCTCGATTCGGTCTTCCCTTTTACAAGTGTCCAGTGGTATGATCAGAATGGTAAGCCAATTGGTAGCCCTGGCGCTTACAGCGATTTAACTATTTTCACTTTAAAAG AGAAGACATCTCCGTACACTTGCAGTTCAACGATATTTAGCGACATCACTAAAGGAGTTACATTTATCCCAAAAGTGTATG ATGTCCCACGTGTTTTAGAATTTACAGTGAATGGCCAGAAATCtgttaatttaaattttggTGATAACGTCACTTTCTACTGTGAAGTCAAGTCAACAGATCCGCCATCTAAAGCTGTGCTTCTAGCTAGTGGTCTGGGATCAATCAAAGAAATTATTTCCAACAACGAGACTTTAGAGTTATCTCTCCCCGACTTACGGTGTGAGGATTCTGGGAGATACAACTGTACAGGGCGGAATGGGTTTGAAGACAACGTGACGTCATATCCGGATTATGTCGACATCAATATTAAGT GTCCTTTCCAattaaacaagaacaacaaTATCTCTCGAACGACAACCATTTCTCCAGACGAGAACACAGTTTTCACTTTTGAAGTCTACGGCTATCCGGAGCCAAcagaatatgttttaaaaacagaaacTGGAAAAACGTACTCAACAGTGGACTCTAATCAGTACCAAGTATCATACACAAGATTAACCCCTCCATTTGGTTTAATTACTTTGATAGTCTATGACGCCAACACAAGGGGCTTAATCACGTACGTCTTGACTGTCACAAATGCAGAaggtgaaataaatattaaaattcaagTTAACAAAGAACCGCAATCGGCAGGTAGAAGTTCGG GTGCTAATTCAGCAGACGTTATAGGTGGAGTCATTGGAGGATGCGCTGTTTTAGTTcttattgtaattttaattattttggcATTCAGAAGTAGGAAGACATTTTCTGACTGTATGCATTCTAAAGACAAAAAGCAAG ATACTCCCATGGCGGCCAATGAGCATGAACCCGAACATAAAGATGAAGAAAATGTTTACGACATCTCATTGGAGAATAACGTAGACTATGTCGTTAAGTATACTTCATTCCAAAATGCAGTTTTTCTTCACGATTCCAGTACAAATACAAACTCTGCATTAGAGTCGGAAAAAAAACGTTTCAGCTTATAA